Proteins found in one Kangiella sediminilitoris genomic segment:
- a CDS encoding class I SAM-dependent methyltransferase encodes MNIKERKKNWSNYWKSNSIDSCSQGVKSTDSEIDTFWKDTAKSLNKDSQVLDLCTGRGDVVDKMISAQESAGKDISHYTGVDLSEIPSELAMSRFKSHAQRVNLNYGTSVAALPYDDNKFDLVTSQFGIEYAVSKDSLIEIFRVLKNEGKLRLVIHHQNSILTKVAKEERSHIEYLIDESNFFDLAQKLIPVFAKLRNPANAEKLNKDQEAISLRSLFNNASKGILDRAAKSNHPDALKEVLSFTEGLFRVAREQGVKPAKDELSKYIDELKQSKVRMQELIDCAFTEEDIKGLEQQVNQLGHKIVKTSELTSKSYIVAWGLEIS; translated from the coding sequence ATGAATATTAAAGAACGAAAAAAGAACTGGTCTAATTATTGGAAGAGCAACTCAATTGACTCTTGTAGCCAGGGTGTAAAGTCAACTGACTCAGAAATCGATACGTTTTGGAAAGATACTGCCAAATCTCTGAATAAAGATAGTCAAGTGCTGGATCTATGCACTGGTAGAGGCGACGTCGTTGATAAAATGATCTCGGCGCAAGAAAGTGCCGGTAAAGACATTTCTCATTATACGGGTGTCGATCTCTCAGAAATACCATCTGAATTAGCCATGAGTCGTTTTAAAAGTCATGCCCAACGCGTGAATTTAAATTATGGTACATCAGTAGCGGCATTGCCTTATGATGACAATAAATTTGACCTAGTAACAAGCCAATTCGGTATCGAATACGCTGTCAGTAAAGATTCGCTAATTGAGATTTTCAGAGTTTTAAAAAATGAAGGTAAGCTAAGGTTAGTTATTCATCATCAAAATTCAATCCTGACAAAAGTAGCAAAGGAAGAGCGGTCACATATTGAATACCTTATTGATGAGTCAAACTTTTTTGATTTAGCACAAAAGTTAATTCCAGTATTTGCGAAACTACGTAATCCTGCCAATGCTGAAAAACTGAATAAAGATCAGGAGGCAATTAGCTTGAGAAGCCTCTTTAACAATGCCAGCAAAGGGATACTTGATAGAGCAGCTAAAAGTAACCATCCTGATGCGTTAAAAGAAGTCTTAAGTTTCACGGAAGGTCTTTTCCGTGTTGCTCGAGAGCAGGGTGTAAAACCGGCAAAAGATGAGCTTTCAAAATACATTGACGAATTAAAGCAAAGTAAGGTTCGAATGCAAGAACTCATTGATTGTGCTTTTACTGAAGAAGATATCAAGGGGCTCGAACAACAAGTTAACCAGTTAGGTCATAAGATAGTTAAGACGTCCGAGTTAACCAGTAAAAGTTACATTGTTGCCTGGGGCTTGGAAATATCCTAA
- a CDS encoding tRNA (5-methylaminomethyl-2-thiouridylate)-methyltransferase yields the protein MSNLETLQNTAPKSKQPKAVALISGGLDSLLAAKVVQEQGVHVEGINFYTGFCVEGHTHAIRKKDKEKEKRNNALWVAEQLGIKLHIIDISEEYKDIVLNPKHGYGANLNPCLDCKIFMVNQAQAWAWAEENGFDFIITGEVIGQRPKSQRKETMPIIARESGADDRLLRPLCAKNLIPTLPEREGWVNREELYDFSGRSRKPQFELAKKFGFEDFAQPAGGCCFLTDANYSKKLADLWEARGERRYELDDIMLLKVGRHIRPKKNFKLIVSREEGENNFLRGYKRQFTSIHTVSHGGPLTLLDGEFDKDDIKLAARIAARYSGGKHADKVTVQVENYQGSSFVLDVEPMTADAVKQEWHV from the coding sequence ATGTCTAATCTAGAAACTCTACAAAATACTGCACCCAAGTCAAAGCAACCGAAAGCTGTGGCTTTAATTTCAGGCGGCCTCGACTCTTTGCTTGCTGCCAAAGTTGTTCAGGAGCAAGGAGTCCATGTTGAAGGTATTAACTTTTATACTGGGTTCTGCGTTGAAGGGCATACCCATGCTATTCGCAAAAAAGACAAGGAAAAGGAAAAGCGGAATAATGCGTTATGGGTTGCTGAGCAACTGGGCATAAAACTTCATATCATTGATATTTCAGAAGAATATAAAGACATTGTCCTTAACCCCAAACATGGTTACGGTGCAAACTTAAACCCTTGCCTCGACTGTAAAATCTTCATGGTCAATCAAGCTCAGGCCTGGGCATGGGCTGAAGAGAACGGTTTTGATTTTATCATCACTGGCGAAGTTATCGGTCAGCGTCCTAAATCACAGCGCAAGGAAACCATGCCGATTATTGCCCGTGAGTCAGGAGCAGATGACAGACTTCTGCGTCCACTTTGTGCAAAAAACCTAATCCCAACGTTACCTGAGCGTGAAGGTTGGGTTAACCGTGAAGAGCTTTATGACTTTTCTGGGCGCAGTCGCAAACCTCAGTTTGAACTTGCCAAGAAGTTTGGTTTTGAGGACTTTGCTCAGCCCGCCGGTGGTTGCTGCTTCCTTACAGATGCTAACTACTCCAAAAAGTTAGCTGATTTATGGGAAGCTCGCGGTGAACGTCGCTATGAGCTTGATGATATTATGCTTTTAAAAGTAGGCAGACACATTCGTCCTAAAAAGAACTTTAAGCTTATCGTTAGCCGAGAAGAAGGTGAAAACAACTTCCTCCGAGGCTATAAGAGACAATTTACTAGTATTCATACCGTTAGCCATGGTGGGCCACTGACATTACTTGACGGTGAGTTTGATAAAGACGATATCAAACTGGCGGCAAGAATTGCTGCAAGGTACTCTGGTGGTAAACATGCAGACAAAGTTACTGTCCAGGTTGAAAACTATCAAGGTAGTTCGTTTGTACTGGACGTTGAGCCAATGACTGCCGATGCAGTAAAACAAGAGTGGCATGTATGA
- a CDS encoding SRPBCC family protein has translation MNIIKYVFIFIGVLLLSLVAVGIFKTDYHSQASVMIDAPQKQVFAVYNNPLLYKQWMSNFHSYEQLEGKPNEIGNKQRLTFTTGTEEVTTLEQTLTAMTQDELLSYNYSNQWLEGQSTASFQQTENGQTQVSLTLDYSGKGIVQNALLFLMSSSVDKGHQQNLEKLKSMIENSAPDKLNGEWTKPAK, from the coding sequence ATGAATATCATTAAATACGTTTTTATTTTTATTGGCGTCTTACTATTAAGTCTGGTCGCTGTTGGAATTTTTAAAACGGATTACCATAGCCAGGCTTCAGTAATGATCGACGCTCCCCAAAAACAGGTTTTCGCTGTATATAACAACCCATTACTTTATAAACAGTGGATGAGTAACTTCCATTCTTACGAGCAGCTGGAAGGAAAGCCGAATGAGATTGGTAACAAGCAGCGCCTTACCTTTACTACCGGCACAGAAGAAGTAACTACGCTGGAGCAAACTCTTACGGCAATGACTCAGGATGAGTTACTCAGCTACAACTACTCTAACCAATGGTTAGAAGGTCAAAGTACCGCTAGTTTTCAGCAGACAGAAAATGGTCAGACACAAGTTAGCTTAACTCTCGACTACTCAGGCAAAGGTATCGTCCAGAATGCACTATTATTTTTAATGAGTTCATCAGTGGACAAAGGTCATCAGCAAAATTTGGAAAAGCTGAAATCAATGATTGAAAACTCTGCCCCCGATAAACTTAATGGAGAATGGACTAAACCTGCAAAGTAA
- a CDS encoding TonB-dependent receptor — protein sequence MTNKTMIAKAVKVALYSGFAASLAVSAPATFAADEEGADEEAERIVVTGSRLKRTDVEGALPVTVIDREQIDLSGESNAADFLRSLTFNSAGSFRPQSGSSAQGTASISLRGIGSDRTLVLIDGRRLPKSGSTGSTQDLNTIPMAAIERIEVLTDGASAVYGSDAIGGVVNIITRSDFEGVELMYGQQDVSLPADGGDREEGSIVFGAAGDRGNIMAGVSWNDRDIIFARDFPWNTPGGSIYGNSFTTLTGGFDNFNWTSIPDGQGGTACDFAGTGFYTLASPSSITGERCAYDFTLVSADEASIKNKGLFVKADYQINDDWSLYMDTRVTRTESFGRYAPVPDSSFFSTPLSADSPNNPTNPNGNVYDPNLGLAQQEVNWWHRFDALGNRDNTITNNMTDVLFGTTGYIGNVEVDVGYRRTDNKTDDVGRNYLLRSAASNLIESGAYDLSNPYANPEDVLNSMKVTVYRESVFDQEEAYATAQFDLFEMGGGTSSMLLNVEYRKEIYADIYDPLSEAGQIGGSAGNTAGGTRDVRAFAFESIFPFTDNLEMNLAARYDDYSDFGNKTSPKVSFRYQPMDELTLRASYGQGFRAPSLPELTQKPSFSATSVSDPQTCIAQGQPADCSVQINDTIQSNPELGAEESDQYSVGAAYEPTDWLNFTVDYSNIEITNQIDQITAQEIINAELTGVPVPAGLGCDRAPSGAIVECFTGFGNQGKLEVDQFDFNMRLNFEIAGGRLTSQTQWSRVLGYAFDDNPSIVRNAGLPKDRLVLWNRYAISDFTFGYNLNLIGENGSGDNRVPTWVTHDVQFNYDTPWDGRITLGAQNVGEKEPPIGLGNVGVRDYDFNLYNGYGRVTYLRYTQSF from the coding sequence ATGACTAACAAGACAATGATAGCTAAAGCTGTAAAAGTCGCTTTGTATAGCGGTTTTGCTGCTTCGCTAGCTGTTAGTGCCCCAGCAACTTTTGCTGCTGATGAAGAAGGCGCTGACGAAGAAGCAGAACGAATTGTTGTTACGGGTTCACGTCTAAAAAGAACAGACGTTGAAGGCGCTCTTCCTGTAACAGTAATCGACCGTGAACAAATCGATTTAAGCGGTGAGAGTAATGCTGCGGACTTTTTACGTAGCTTAACATTCAACAGTGCGGGTTCTTTCCGTCCTCAATCTGGTAGCTCAGCTCAAGGTACTGCTTCTATCAGCTTAAGAGGTATTGGTTCTGACCGTACTCTAGTACTTATCGACGGTCGTCGTTTGCCTAAGTCGGGTTCTACAGGTTCTACTCAGGATCTTAACACTATCCCAATGGCTGCAATCGAGCGTATCGAAGTACTAACAGACGGTGCATCAGCTGTATACGGTTCTGATGCAATCGGTGGTGTTGTAAACATCATCACACGTTCTGATTTCGAAGGCGTTGAACTAATGTATGGTCAGCAAGACGTTAGCCTACCAGCTGACGGCGGTGACCGTGAAGAAGGTTCTATCGTATTCGGCGCTGCGGGTGACCGTGGTAACATCATGGCTGGCGTTTCTTGGAACGACCGCGACATCATTTTTGCTCGCGACTTCCCTTGGAACACTCCAGGCGGCTCAATCTACGGTAACAGCTTCACAACTCTTACTGGCGGATTCGATAACTTCAACTGGACTTCAATCCCAGATGGTCAAGGCGGTACAGCGTGTGACTTCGCTGGTACAGGTTTCTATACATTAGCAAGCCCATCGTCAATCACTGGTGAGCGTTGTGCATACGACTTCACTCTAGTAAGTGCTGACGAAGCGTCAATCAAAAACAAAGGTTTGTTCGTTAAAGCTGACTATCAGATCAACGATGACTGGTCACTTTACATGGATACTCGTGTAACTCGTACTGAATCTTTCGGTCGTTACGCTCCAGTACCTGATTCGAGCTTCTTCTCTACGCCATTATCGGCAGACAGCCCGAACAACCCAACGAACCCTAATGGTAACGTTTACGATCCTAACCTTGGTTTAGCTCAGCAAGAAGTTAACTGGTGGCACCGTTTTGACGCATTAGGTAATCGTGACAACACTATTACTAATAACATGACTGACGTACTATTCGGTACAACAGGTTATATCGGTAATGTTGAAGTTGACGTAGGTTACCGTCGTACAGACAACAAAACTGACGATGTAGGTCGTAACTACTTGCTACGTTCAGCTGCGTCTAACCTAATCGAGTCTGGTGCGTACGATCTATCTAACCCTTACGCGAACCCAGAAGACGTTCTTAACTCAATGAAGGTTACTGTTTACCGTGAAAGTGTCTTCGACCAAGAAGAAGCTTACGCAACTGCACAGTTCGACTTGTTCGAAATGGGCGGCGGTACGTCTTCAATGTTATTAAACGTTGAGTACAGAAAAGAAATCTACGCTGACATCTATGATCCGCTATCAGAAGCTGGCCAAATCGGTGGTTCTGCTGGTAACACAGCTGGCGGTACTCGTGACGTAAGAGCGTTCGCATTCGAATCAATCTTCCCATTCACTGATAATCTAGAAATGAACCTAGCGGCTCGTTACGATGATTACTCAGATTTCGGTAACAAAACTTCTCCAAAAGTTTCTTTCCGTTACCAGCCAATGGATGAATTGACTCTACGTGCTTCTTATGGTCAAGGTTTCCGTGCACCATCGCTTCCTGAGTTAACTCAGAAGCCATCGTTCAGTGCAACTTCTGTTTCTGACCCTCAGACGTGTATCGCGCAAGGTCAGCCAGCAGACTGTTCTGTACAGATCAACGACACTATCCAGTCTAACCCTGAGTTAGGTGCGGAAGAGTCTGATCAGTACTCTGTAGGTGCTGCATACGAGCCAACAGATTGGTTGAACTTCACAGTTGATTACAGCAACATCGAAATCACTAACCAAATCGACCAAATCACAGCACAAGAAATCATCAACGCTGAGCTTACTGGTGTACCAGTACCAGCAGGTCTAGGCTGTGACCGTGCTCCAAGTGGCGCAATCGTTGAGTGTTTCACTGGTTTCGGTAACCAAGGTAAACTTGAAGTTGACCAGTTTGACTTCAACATGCGTTTGAACTTTGAGATTGCTGGTGGTCGTTTGACTTCACAGACTCAATGGTCACGTGTTCTAGGTTACGCATTTGACGATAACCCAAGCATCGTTCGTAACGCTGGTCTACCAAAAGACCGTTTGGTTCTTTGGAATCGTTACGCAATCAGCGACTTCACATTCGGTTATAACTTGAACTTAATCGGTGAGAACGGCTCTGGTGACAACCGTGTACCTACTTGGGTAACTCATGATGTTCAGTTCAACTATGACACTCCATGGGATGGTCGCATCACTCTAGGTGCTCAGAACGTTGGTGAGAAAGAACCACCAATCGGTTTGGGTAACGTAGGTGTACGTGACTACGACTTCAACCTATACAACGGTTATGGTCGTGTAACATACTTACGCTATACTCAATCTTTCTAA
- the typA gene encoding translational GTPase TypA, giving the protein MIDKLRNIAIIAHVDHGKTTLVDKLLEQSGTLGERAGEQDRVMDSNDLEKERGITILAKNTAIKWNDYRINIVDTPGHADFGGEVERVMSMVDSVLLLVDAQEGPMPQTRFVTQKAFAQGLKPIVVINKVDKPGARPDWVIDQVFDLFDNLGATDEQLDFDIVYASAINGWASMDAEQEGSDMTPLFETIVECVSPPPANSEGGFQMQVSQLDYNSYVGVIGVGRIKRGTAKVNQQVTVISADGTKRNGKVGQVLGYLGLDRHEVTEAHAGDIIAVSGLGDLKISDTICDPNAVEALPALSVDEPTVTMTFQVNTSPFAGKEGKYVTSRNILERLEQELVHNVALRVEETDDPDKYRVSGRGELHLGILIENMRREGYELAVSRPEVIIHEKDGQLEEPYETVTIDVHEEHQGSVMERLGERKAEMTNMSPDGKGRIRMDFMMPSRGLIGFQTEFLTLTSGSGLMYHTFDHYGPHKGGEIGQRVNGVLISNSQGKALTNALFNLQERGRLFTKHGDEVYEGQIVGIHSRANDLTVNCLKGKQLTNVRAAGTDDAQVLTPPVRLTLEQALEFINDDELVEVTPENIRLRKKFLTESERKRASRPPKG; this is encoded by the coding sequence ATGATTGATAAGTTAAGAAACATCGCGATTATTGCCCACGTTGACCATGGTAAAACGACACTGGTAGATAAGCTACTGGAACAGTCCGGAACACTTGGTGAGCGAGCTGGTGAGCAGGATCGCGTAATGGATTCCAACGATCTGGAAAAAGAGCGTGGAATCACTATTTTAGCTAAGAATACAGCTATTAAATGGAACGATTACCGCATTAACATCGTAGACACTCCCGGACACGCCGACTTTGGTGGCGAGGTTGAACGAGTTATGTCGATGGTGGATTCGGTACTATTGCTGGTTGATGCTCAGGAAGGCCCTATGCCGCAAACACGCTTTGTGACACAAAAAGCGTTCGCTCAGGGATTAAAGCCTATTGTTGTTATCAATAAGGTTGATAAGCCAGGAGCTCGTCCAGACTGGGTTATCGACCAGGTATTTGATTTGTTTGATAATCTTGGTGCAACTGATGAGCAACTAGACTTTGATATAGTTTATGCTTCTGCCATTAATGGTTGGGCTAGTATGGATGCCGAGCAGGAAGGCTCTGACATGACACCATTATTTGAAACTATTGTTGAGTGTGTATCACCACCTCCGGCAAATTCAGAGGGTGGCTTCCAGATGCAGGTCTCTCAACTGGATTATAACTCGTATGTAGGAGTTATTGGAGTAGGACGTATCAAGCGCGGTACCGCTAAAGTCAATCAGCAGGTTACAGTGATCTCGGCCGATGGTACAAAACGTAACGGTAAAGTTGGTCAGGTTCTTGGCTATTTAGGTCTGGATCGACATGAAGTTACCGAGGCTCATGCGGGAGATATTATCGCGGTATCGGGTTTAGGTGACTTAAAGATTTCTGACACCATCTGTGATCCAAATGCTGTGGAGGCACTTCCTGCGCTAAGCGTTGATGAGCCGACGGTTACCATGACATTCCAGGTCAATACATCTCCTTTTGCGGGTAAAGAAGGTAAATATGTGACATCACGTAATATCCTGGAGCGTTTAGAGCAGGAGTTGGTGCATAACGTAGCTTTACGCGTCGAAGAGACCGATGATCCGGATAAATACCGTGTCTCTGGTCGTGGTGAATTACATCTGGGTATTCTTATTGAGAATATGCGACGCGAAGGCTATGAGCTGGCTGTATCCAGACCTGAAGTAATTATCCATGAGAAAGACGGTCAGCTTGAAGAGCCATATGAAACAGTCACTATTGACGTACATGAAGAACATCAGGGAAGCGTCATGGAGCGTCTCGGCGAACGTAAAGCCGAAATGACTAATATGTCACCTGATGGTAAAGGCCGTATCCGTATGGACTTTATGATGCCAAGTCGAGGTCTTATCGGCTTCCAGACAGAGTTCCTGACGTTAACTTCAGGTAGCGGTCTGATGTACCATACATTTGACCACTATGGTCCACACAAGGGTGGCGAAATTGGTCAGCGTGTCAATGGTGTTCTGATATCTAACTCACAGGGTAAAGCGTTAACCAACGCCTTGTTTAACCTGCAGGAGCGTGGTCGATTATTTACCAAGCATGGTGATGAAGTTTACGAAGGCCAGATCGTTGGTATTCACAGTCGAGCAAATGACTTAACGGTTAACTGCCTTAAGGGTAAGCAGTTAACCAACGTTCGAGCTGCTGGAACGGATGACGCCCAGGTGTTAACTCCTCCTGTTAGGCTTACATTGGAACAGGCCTTAGAGTTCATCAATGACGACGAACTGGTTGAGGTGACGCCCGAAAATATTCGATTGCGCAAGAAATTCCTGACGGAAAGTGAGCGTAAGCGAGCATCACGTCCACCGAAGGGATAA
- a CDS encoding sensor domain-containing diguanylate cyclase — MAAAISATGLYLSTNSIPLLALTLLESTALVIMYRKGVILILADLFFWLLIGIPVVLGIIILFSDITSQDFMQVVLIKQALNGLLNVSIASIFRAFIPIRWYSLSHHIPLPRLSSRIFELSLISIALPSLIITFMLSDSTADRFEEQLSRQLEIRVGHLSELAQDHTEFHLKAIQNLSDVLNHKGHSEDLKQSLLESWNKKYPGFTTMIVADEKGIVTQGSPYETFQVLLEKPVAERDVSDRDYFIEVKKTKQYFVSKVFKGRGFGNDPIIAISTPLLINGEFQGVVEGSLNLPDFEAIDHSGDESSVMVLDESNTVIYASQELGLSALDTLELNETSQPYTNSLAAIEVNGSSYNYKQATTEHGWTIYVLTPFDGLIESYKNDFFGLIIALVVISVLALEVARRFASQVTRPLERLVTYFAMQRPVPRKAATLFSSQEVESVREQLQDSQRLMMDFQHELEEQVEEKTKELRKLNKQLENLSSHDPLTGVLNRRGFENEVDKVYQLACRNKTTVTIAIMDLDKFKNINDTYGHEAGDQCLIEVGKVLHSVFQRETDFVARYGGEEFIVLILGDDVDNHLKLLEKLRQEVAALEVNHSGQQIELTISIGAYNQTEEFSLSYQEMVSKADSLLYASKKGGRNRITSESQ, encoded by the coding sequence ATGGCAGCGGCAATATCAGCCACTGGCCTGTATTTATCCACAAATAGCATACCACTGCTTGCATTAACCTTATTGGAATCCACTGCACTAGTCATTATGTACCGTAAAGGGGTCATACTGATTCTTGCAGATCTCTTCTTCTGGTTGTTGATTGGTATCCCTGTTGTTCTAGGTATCATTATTCTCTTCTCTGACATTACCTCCCAGGACTTCATGCAGGTTGTATTAATTAAACAGGCGTTAAATGGTCTGTTGAACGTATCTATAGCTTCTATATTCCGCGCTTTTATTCCAATTCGCTGGTATTCTCTGAGTCATCATATTCCACTACCGAGATTATCCAGTAGAATATTTGAGCTCTCGTTAATCAGCATTGCTTTACCCTCTCTGATAATTACTTTCATGCTGAGTGATAGCACTGCTGACAGGTTTGAAGAGCAGCTTTCGAGACAATTGGAAATTAGGGTAGGCCATCTAAGCGAATTGGCGCAGGATCATACTGAATTCCATCTAAAAGCTATTCAAAATTTATCAGACGTGCTTAACCATAAAGGACATAGTGAAGACCTGAAGCAGAGTTTACTCGAGTCCTGGAATAAAAAATACCCCGGGTTTACTACCATGATAGTAGCCGATGAAAAGGGAATAGTGACACAGGGCAGTCCTTACGAAACGTTCCAGGTACTATTAGAAAAGCCAGTTGCGGAACGAGATGTCAGTGATAGAGACTATTTCATAGAGGTTAAAAAGACGAAGCAGTATTTTGTATCTAAGGTATTTAAAGGGCGCGGTTTTGGTAACGATCCGATTATTGCTATAAGTACCCCATTGCTGATTAATGGTGAATTTCAGGGGGTTGTTGAAGGTTCGTTAAATTTACCTGATTTCGAAGCGATAGATCATTCTGGAGATGAGAGCTCAGTAATGGTTTTGGATGAGTCAAATACTGTGATTTACGCATCACAAGAGTTAGGCTTGAGCGCTCTGGACACTTTGGAATTGAATGAAACAAGCCAACCTTACACTAATAGCCTCGCTGCGATAGAAGTAAACGGAAGCTCATATAATTATAAGCAGGCAACAACTGAGCATGGCTGGACAATTTACGTTCTGACACCATTTGATGGTTTGATTGAATCCTACAAGAATGACTTTTTTGGTCTGATCATTGCTTTAGTGGTGATTTCAGTACTCGCCCTAGAAGTCGCCCGTCGGTTTGCATCTCAGGTTACACGTCCGTTAGAACGGTTGGTAACTTACTTTGCGATGCAACGTCCAGTTCCACGAAAAGCCGCTACTTTGTTTTCCAGCCAGGAAGTCGAGTCTGTTAGAGAGCAGTTACAGGACTCTCAAAGACTGATGATGGACTTCCAGCATGAATTAGAGGAGCAGGTAGAGGAAAAAACTAAGGAATTGAGAAAATTAAATAAGCAGCTGGAAAACCTTAGTAGTCACGATCCTCTGACAGGCGTGCTAAACCGCAGGGGTTTTGAGAACGAGGTCGATAAGGTTTACCAGCTTGCCTGTAGAAATAAGACAACGGTGACCATCGCCATTATGGATTTGGACAAGTTTAAAAACATTAATGATACCTATGGCCATGAGGCGGGTGATCAGTGCCTTATCGAAGTGGGTAAGGTCCTGCACAGCGTATTTCAACGAGAAACAGACTTTGTTGCACGTTATGGAGGAGAGGAGTTCATTGTTCTTATTCTGGGGGATGATGTTGATAACCATCTGAAGTTACTTGAAAAGTTGAGACAAGAAGTCGCTGCGCTGGAAGTGAATCACAGCGGTCAACAAATAGAGTTAACAATCAGTATTGGGGCTTACAATCAGACAGAAGAATTTAGTCTAAGTTATCAGGAAATGGTTTCTAAGGCGGACAGTTTGCTCTACGCCAGTAAAAAGGGCGGGCGCAACCGTATCACAAGCGAGTCGCAGTAA
- the dtd gene encoding D-aminoacyl-tRNA deacylase: MIALIQRVTESKVVVSGQTIGSINGGIMALIGVEKNDTKQVADRLLKKILGYRIFADEEDKMNLSVADVGGGLLLVPQFTLAANTKSGMRPSFSSAASPAIGEEIFSYLAEQARQQHETVETGEFGADMKVHLINDGPVTFTLQV; this comes from the coding sequence ATGATTGCATTAATTCAACGAGTTACTGAATCAAAAGTAGTGGTCAGCGGACAAACGATTGGCTCAATCAATGGCGGTATAATGGCACTGATTGGTGTCGAAAAAAACGATACAAAGCAGGTTGCCGACAGGCTTCTAAAAAAAATACTGGGTTACAGAATATTTGCCGATGAAGAAGACAAAATGAATCTTTCAGTTGCCGATGTCGGCGGAGGATTGTTATTAGTTCCTCAGTTTACACTGGCAGCTAATACCAAAAGCGGTATGAGGCCGAGTTTTTCCAGTGCCGCATCACCTGCGATAGGAGAGGAGATATTCAGCTATCTTGCTGAGCAGGCGAGGCAGCAGCATGAAACTGTAGAGACAGGAGAGTTTGGCGCCGATATGAAGGTCCATCTGATAAACGATGGACCGGTGACTTTTACTTTGCAGGTTTAG
- a CDS encoding sulfurtransferase TusA family protein has product MSQHQLDCRNLLCPMPVIRTQNALKDIAEGETLEVVCTDPGTLNDIPTWCRINGHTVLSTEEQGHEIIFQIKK; this is encoded by the coding sequence ATGAGCCAACATCAATTAGACTGCCGGAACCTACTTTGCCCGATGCCGGTTATCCGTACTCAAAATGCTCTCAAGGATATTGCTGAAGGTGAAACACTTGAAGTTGTTTGTACCGATCCGGGAACCCTAAACGACATACCTACCTGGTGTCGTATTAATGGCCATACTGTTCTTTCAACAGAAGAACAGGGGCATGAAATTATTTTCCAAATCAAAAAGTAA